In Skermanella sp. TT6, a genomic segment contains:
- a CDS encoding ParB/RepB/Spo0J family partition protein: MSRSKSDLTNNRGALTRETGRVALFGTSEDSEYLMLDLDQVQTNPNQPRKYFDEDSLNGLASSIAERGVLQPILVKEIERGVFEIIAGERRWRASKIAGKTQIPSLVVKTDDATLLAVLENLQREDLDAVETAQALATLIKSYKSTHESLGRLLGKSQTYVTRTLHILDLHKTILVEYQNNRHVAMTMLAELASIEDPDEQLRLWEKAKSGLSVAGVREMKQGRAPAVDKTNRFTKATMRFTKDLVLIREQGGALEQDQRELLLRLRDEINALLT, encoded by the coding sequence ATGAGCCGGTCTAAGTCTGACCTTACCAATAACCGTGGTGCGCTGACGCGGGAAACAGGACGAGTTGCGTTGTTCGGAACATCCGAGGACAGCGAGTACCTGATGCTTGATCTAGATCAGGTTCAAACCAACCCGAACCAGCCTCGCAAGTACTTCGATGAGGATAGCCTGAACGGACTGGCAAGCTCAATTGCCGAGCGCGGCGTTCTTCAACCAATCCTGGTCAAGGAAATAGAGCGCGGTGTCTTTGAGATCATCGCGGGTGAACGCCGGTGGCGCGCATCCAAGATAGCTGGAAAAACTCAGATCCCCTCGCTTGTCGTCAAGACAGATGACGCCACCTTGCTTGCTGTTCTGGAGAACCTGCAGCGCGAAGACTTGGACGCGGTCGAGACTGCTCAGGCATTAGCAACGCTTATCAAAAGCTACAAATCCACGCATGAAAGCCTGGGGAGATTACTTGGCAAAAGTCAGACCTATGTGACACGGACGCTTCACATCCTGGATCTTCATAAAACGATTCTAGTAGAGTATCAGAACAACCGCCATGTCGCGATGACGATGCTGGCCGAACTGGCTTCCATTGAGGATCCGGACGAACAGCTTCGTCTTTGGGAAAAGGCTAAATCCGGCCTTTCGGTTGCAGGGGTCCGGGAGATGAAGCAGGGCAGGGCGCCTGCCGTCGACAAGACGAACCGGTTCACCAAGGCGACAATGCGCTTCACCAAGGATCTGGTTCTCATAAGAGAGCAAGGGGGGGCTCTTGAGCAGGATCAGCGAGAGTTGCTGTTACGTTTGCGCGATGAGATCAATGCTCTGTTGACATGA
- a CDS encoding replication initiator protein A, whose product MDLFDSPMGGRVKNDRTLMVWSFFGLGRQKTQRLPTYDDGTVRIEVYGTPEHGVANMWDKEILIYLVSLMQDKANRGEVVGTEMTFTAADLFRVVKREPGGSAYERLEESLMRLKSTQVKTNIETGGEGEDSGFSWISEYKMRYARNRKGEKVLRAVKVTVCSWLYRAVVKDGRILTYDSRYFDLGPLEKRLYEIARAHCGKQRGFKMGLEKLRRRVGYGQGPEDLKYFKRDILALAKKKSPLPEYGVMLVDPRDPRRLGVLVDPKAPTPRGRTALRDWRVFFFNALELSRIPAYAAVPELDDGGFPESETP is encoded by the coding sequence ATGGACCTCTTCGACTCGCCAATGGGTGGCCGAGTAAAGAACGACCGTACTCTGATGGTCTGGTCCTTTTTTGGCCTTGGCCGACAAAAGACCCAGCGTCTCCCTACCTACGATGATGGTACGGTCCGCATAGAAGTTTACGGCACACCCGAGCATGGTGTTGCTAACATGTGGGACAAGGAAATTCTTATCTATCTTGTGAGCCTTATGCAGGATAAAGCTAATCGAGGGGAAGTTGTCGGGACTGAGATGACGTTCACGGCCGCCGACCTGTTCCGCGTGGTCAAGCGGGAGCCTGGGGGTAGTGCCTATGAGCGCCTCGAAGAATCTCTGATGCGGCTGAAGTCTACACAGGTCAAAACGAACATCGAGACCGGCGGCGAGGGTGAAGACTCAGGGTTTTCTTGGATCTCCGAGTACAAGATGCGCTACGCTCGCAACCGTAAGGGCGAGAAGGTATTGCGGGCTGTCAAGGTTACAGTGTGCAGTTGGCTGTATCGAGCTGTGGTAAAGGACGGCCGTATCCTCACTTACGACAGCAGGTACTTCGATCTCGGTCCCCTCGAAAAGCGCCTTTACGAGATTGCCCGGGCGCATTGCGGCAAGCAGCGGGGCTTTAAGATGGGCCTGGAGAAGCTGCGGCGGCGCGTCGGTTACGGCCAAGGACCGGAAGACCTGAAATATTTCAAGCGGGATATCCTCGCTCTTGCCAAGAAAAAGTCGCCACTGCCCGAGTACGGTGTCATGCTCGTTGACCCGAGGGACCCGCGTCGCCTTGGCGTTTTGGTGGATCCAAAAGCACCGACGCCGAGAGGACGCACGGCGCTACGTGACTGGCGCGTCTTCTTCTTCAACGCTTTGGAACTTAGCCGCATTCCCGCCTATGCGGCAGTTCCTGAACTAGATGACGGGGGTTTCCCGGAATCCGAAACTCCTTGA
- a CDS encoding MucR family transcriptional regulator: MNPSSSTVSSEEMVALTSRITAAYLRGNILPAADIPSVIGIAHGSLLQLVQPAPPPQQQEILKPAVLIRKSVTAEYIVCLEDGRKLKMLKRHLMATYGMTPDQYRARWNLPVDYPMVAPAYAGRRSDLAKASGLGRRRPEPEPVPVPKKRGRPKATT, translated from the coding sequence ATGAACCCCAGCAGCTCCACCGTTTCTTCCGAAGAGATGGTCGCCTTGACCAGCCGAATCACTGCCGCCTACCTGCGGGGCAACATCCTGCCGGCTGCCGACATCCCAAGCGTGATCGGCATCGCTCACGGTTCGCTCCTGCAGCTCGTTCAACCGGCGCCGCCGCCGCAGCAGCAGGAAATCCTGAAGCCGGCGGTGCTGATCCGTAAATCCGTCACGGCCGAGTACATCGTCTGCCTGGAGGACGGCAGAAAGCTGAAAATGCTCAAGCGTCATCTGATGGCGACCTACGGCATGACGCCGGACCAGTACCGGGCCAGATGGAACCTGCCGGTGGACTACCCGATGGTGGCACCCGCTTATGCCGGGAGGCGCAGCGACCTTGCCAAGGCAAGCGGCCTGGGCAGGCGCCGACCGGAACCCGAACCGGTTCCCGTCCCGAAAAAGCGCGGCCGTCCAAAAGCGACGACCTGA
- a CDS encoding IS5 family transposase, which produces MCAFTGEALRQRDSLTMWFTDDAIAAWKAALRTTPGGQQHYSDLAITTALALRQTEELIGSILQLLGLELPAQPRPTGGPIHLMVDSSGLKLGGPGEWLAGKHGTSRRRLWRKLNIGFDAVTGRIVASILTEHDVDDASQVEPLLDRIAEPVDLFLGDGGYDRTGVYTALDERHPDAKVIVPPHADAVLSATADTNPTQRDRHIQAIADRGRMAWQRDSGYNQRAKVEGLFARWKQVIGDGLCFHSDEARATEVTIAAQVLNRMLDLGRPDSVRVA; this is translated from the coding sequence CTGTGCGCGTTTACCGGGGAGGCACTGCGGCAACGGGACAGTCTAACCATGTGGTTCACGGATGATGCGATCGCCGCCTGGAAAGCAGCGCTACGCACCACGCCGGGCGGTCAGCAGCACTACTCCGACCTCGCCATTACGACAGCTCTGGCGCTGCGTCAGACCGAGGAGCTGATCGGCTCGATCCTCCAGTTGCTCGGCCTGGAACTGCCGGCGCAGCCCCGCCCGACCGGTGGTCCGATCCACCTGATGGTCGATAGTTCGGGCCTGAAGCTGGGCGGCCCGGGCGAATGGCTGGCCGGGAAACACGGTACCAGCAGGCGGCGCTTGTGGCGCAAGCTGAACATCGGCTTCGACGCGGTGACCGGCCGGATCGTCGCGTCCATCCTGACCGAACATGACGTCGATGACGCCTCTCAGGTCGAGCCCCTGCTCGACCGGATCGCCGAACCGGTCGATCTCTTCCTGGGCGACGGCGGCTATGACAGAACCGGCGTGTACACCGCCCTGGACGAGCGTCATCCGGACGCGAAGGTGATCGTTCCACCCCACGCCGATGCCGTGCTAAGCGCCACGGCCGACACCAACCCCACTCAGCGCGACCGCCACATCCAGGCAATCGCCGACAGGGGGCGGATGGCCTGGCAGCGGGACAGCGGCTATAATCAGAGGGCCAAAGTCGAGGGACTGTTCGCGCGCTGGAAGCAGGTCATCGGTGACGGGCTGTGCTTCCATAGCGACGAGGCCAGGGCCACCGAGGTCACCATCGCCGCCCAGGTCCTCAACCGAATGCTCGACCTTGGACGCCCGGACTCCGTCCGCGTCGCCTGA
- a CDS encoding AAA family ATPase, translating into MMADTIPGDDLRQYRASRGWEQPQLAAHLNEVLGRRYDKARISRWESGAERIPQIVAQAIRAEQPPAGGGIPTARNLAPALTLAVSLQKGGVAKTTTSVNVAYLLAKKGFRVLLVDGDPQGSATTNLGEDAHGLELKKKTLTTLLDSRSDLPTREAITPVCEGLFDLIASSIALSEIEVSLMSDPTSSLALREKLSEVSSDYDFIVIDTPPNLGLLTASALGAADLVLIPSQTEQLSLMGIPLLLRAIDRTKRRINRNLQVLGILPTHYDPRTVVDKAMLAELRTIAERHGVELFEPISRAVAYKESVLAGKPALERTPDVAGNESFRRIADRLVEIAETRAKEYAHEPV; encoded by the coding sequence ATGATGGCTGACACCATACCTGGCGATGACCTACGCCAGTACCGGGCGAGCCGAGGATGGGAGCAGCCGCAACTCGCGGCCCACCTCAACGAGGTTCTAGGGCGACGCTACGATAAAGCTCGTATTAGCAGGTGGGAAAGTGGCGCCGAACGTATTCCTCAAATCGTAGCACAGGCTATCCGGGCGGAACAACCTCCCGCAGGGGGAGGCATTCCCACTGCTCGAAACTTAGCCCCTGCCCTAACATTGGCTGTCAGTTTACAAAAAGGCGGCGTTGCCAAAACGACCACATCCGTCAACGTCGCATACCTGCTGGCTAAGAAAGGATTTCGGGTACTCCTAGTAGACGGAGATCCCCAGGGTTCGGCAACAACGAATCTTGGAGAGGACGCGCATGGTTTGGAACTGAAAAAGAAGACGCTGACAACCTTGCTCGACTCCCGGTCAGACTTGCCGACCAGGGAAGCGATCACGCCTGTCTGCGAGGGTTTGTTTGATCTGATCGCGTCCAGCATTGCTTTGTCAGAAATCGAGGTCAGCCTGATGTCTGATCCGACATCGAGCCTGGCTCTCCGAGAGAAACTGTCAGAAGTGTCCAGCGATTACGATTTCATCGTGATTGACACACCACCAAACTTGGGCCTCTTGACTGCCAGTGCTCTTGGGGCCGCAGATCTTGTTCTTATCCCAAGTCAGACCGAACAGTTGAGCTTGATGGGTATTCCGCTGCTGTTGCGCGCGATCGACCGCACCAAGCGCCGTATCAACCGCAATCTTCAAGTGCTTGGAATCTTGCCGACGCATTACGACCCACGCACGGTCGTCGACAAGGCAATGTTGGCTGAACTCCGGACGATTGCCGAGCGGCATGGCGTTGAACTGTTCGAACCCATCAGTCGCGCGGTTGCGTATAAAGAGTCCGTTCTTGCCGGTAAGCCGGCCCTGGAGAGAACACCGGACGTGGCTGGCAATGAAAGCTTTCGGCGCATTGCTGATCGACTGGTTGAAATCGCCGAGACCCGTGCGAAGGAGTATGCGCATGAGCCGGTCTAA
- a CDS encoding Abi family protein: protein MPDPFRKASENQLDELLSTERFGRYLAWAGGDREKAFELYALNTALSEALYTPMQMLEVALRNRFHAVLSDERGEYWFDDPGLISVEHQREQLAKARAGLQAEGKPITPGRVVASLTFGFWTAMLNKPYENLWQTVLHKAARREDGKGLTRKALAGPLTPIRVIRNRVAHHEPIINWNLPRHYTNIEQMTTWLSPVAADWLRHHSRFPVVYPSTPIQLAGS from the coding sequence GTGCCTGATCCCTTCCGGAAAGCCTCCGAGAACCAGCTGGACGAGCTGCTGTCCACCGAACGCTTCGGCCGCTATCTGGCGTGGGCGGGCGGCGACCGGGAGAAGGCCTTTGAACTCTATGCGCTCAACACCGCGCTGTCAGAAGCGCTCTATACGCCCATGCAGATGCTGGAAGTGGCGCTGCGGAACCGGTTTCATGCCGTACTGAGCGACGAGCGGGGGGAATACTGGTTCGACGATCCGGGCCTGATCTCAGTGGAGCACCAGCGGGAGCAGCTGGCCAAAGCCAGGGCCGGCCTGCAGGCCGAGGGCAAGCCCATCACCCCCGGTCGTGTCGTGGCGTCGCTCACCTTCGGGTTCTGGACGGCCATGCTCAACAAGCCGTATGAAAATCTTTGGCAAACCGTCCTGCACAAAGCGGCGCGGCGGGAAGATGGCAAGGGATTGACGCGCAAAGCGCTGGCAGGTCCGCTGACTCCGATCCGGGTGATCCGCAACCGGGTGGCGCACCATGAACCGATCATCAACTGGAACCTGCCCAGGCATTACACAAACATCGAGCAGATGACCACCTGGCTCTCACCCGTGGCGGCCGATTGGCTGCGTCATCACAGCCGGTTTCCGGTGGTTTATCCCTCCACTCCCATCCAGCTTGCGGGTTCCTGA
- a CDS encoding DDE-type integrase/transposase/recombinase, with protein MQHADHCTSQYKNNVIEQNHRGIKGRHRLMRGFKNFDAAHRLCRAFDEIRDFLHPATYINQTVSLASRRVIHVQRVAALRDLISAA; from the coding sequence CTGCAACACGCTGACCACTGCACCAGCCAGTATAAAAACAACGTGATCGAACAAAATCACCGGGGCATAAAAGGACGCCACCGGCTAATGCGCGGCTTCAAGAATTTTGATGCGGCTCATCGCCTCTGCCGCGCATTCGACGAAATCCGCGACTTCCTGCACCCGGCTACCTACATCAACCAAACGGTTTCGCTTGCCAGTCGACGGGTCATCCACGTCCAGCGCGTGGCTGCGCTGCGGGACCTGATCTCTGCCGCATAA